From Sediminitomix flava, the proteins below share one genomic window:
- a CDS encoding thiamine pyrophosphate-dependent enzyme, translating into MKKKLYWHKVLDNKDTLKEGRVMTVVAGHKDICLSHFKGKFTALDNKCPHQGGPLGEGSIENGLLRCPWHGWDFCPHGGSSGDYNDGLKTYDVKIENDAIYIGLEEEAPHETTVTDIMVETMVNWGVTSVFGMVGHSNLGLADAIRIQEEKGHLKFIGIRHEGAASFAASAYGKLTGKPAACFAIAGPGSTNLFTGLWDAKVDRSPILALTGQVATQVVGTGNFQEVDLVRAFQTVAEFNQRVEHQSKHTELMALAIKHAILKRDVSHLTFPDQVQVLPAQNEKAQTPEGRIAKLSIAPPEDQLDTAINKIAQAEKPIIIVGHGARFNMKEIIELAEKLNCPVMTTFKGKGQISDSHKLACGVLGRSGTPIASYFMNEADLLIVIGASFSNHTGITQKKPIIQVDFDPLALSKFHKVDVAVFGEISRTIGLIHKTDVEIKANKVNQIESIAKRWKIWRAEKKKRLTEATGHGISSIAVFDTLTRLAPENAIMCVDVGNNAYSFGRYFESKNHNFLMSGYLGSIGFALPAAIGAWAAVGDKRPIIAVAGDGGICQYLAEFTTLVKYNMNIKVIVLNNNELGKITKEQRAGGWDKWATDLVNPSFAKYAQSCGGLGLKVDSEEKLESTIRTLVLHEGPALLEITTDVKLI; encoded by the coding sequence ATGAAAAAAAAACTGTACTGGCATAAGGTTCTCGACAATAAGGATACACTAAAAGAGGGAAGAGTTATGACTGTGGTCGCAGGACATAAGGATATCTGTTTATCTCACTTTAAAGGAAAGTTTACAGCCTTAGATAACAAATGTCCTCATCAAGGAGGACCTCTTGGTGAAGGTTCTATAGAAAATGGATTATTGAGATGTCCTTGGCATGGATGGGATTTTTGTCCTCATGGAGGAAGTTCTGGAGATTATAATGATGGTTTGAAGACTTATGATGTTAAAATTGAGAATGACGCTATCTATATTGGATTGGAGGAAGAAGCTCCTCATGAAACTACCGTAACAGATATTATGGTGGAAACTATGGTTAATTGGGGAGTAACTAGTGTATTTGGTATGGTCGGACACTCTAATTTAGGCTTAGCAGATGCTATAAGAATACAGGAAGAGAAGGGACACTTAAAGTTTATAGGTATTAGGCATGAGGGGGCAGCATCTTTCGCTGCTTCAGCTTATGGAAAATTGACGGGTAAACCAGCGGCTTGTTTTGCAATAGCAGGACCTGGAAGTACCAATTTATTTACAGGATTATGGGATGCAAAAGTAGATAGATCCCCCATACTAGCCTTAACAGGACAAGTTGCTACACAAGTTGTAGGAACTGGTAATTTTCAAGAAGTTGATTTAGTTAGAGCTTTTCAAACTGTAGCCGAATTTAACCAAAGAGTTGAGCATCAAAGTAAACATACTGAGCTTATGGCTTTGGCAATTAAACATGCTATTTTGAAGCGTGATGTATCACATTTGACCTTTCCTGATCAAGTTCAAGTATTACCTGCACAAAATGAAAAAGCTCAAACACCAGAAGGTAGAATTGCAAAACTAAGTATAGCACCTCCTGAAGATCAATTAGATACTGCTATTAATAAAATTGCCCAAGCTGAAAAACCTATAATTATCGTTGGACATGGAGCTAGATTTAACATGAAAGAGATTATTGAGTTAGCAGAAAAACTCAATTGTCCTGTCATGACAACATTTAAAGGTAAAGGTCAAATCTCAGATTCACATAAACTTGCATGTGGTGTGTTAGGAAGAAGTGGAACTCCGATTGCATCATATTTTATGAATGAAGCAGACCTACTAATCGTTATTGGCGCTTCATTTTCGAATCATACTGGAATCACTCAAAAGAAACCAATTATACAAGTTGATTTTGATCCATTGGCTTTATCTAAATTTCACAAAGTTGATGTTGCTGTGTTTGGTGAAATCTCAAGAACCATTGGTCTAATACATAAAACGGATGTTGAAATAAAAGCAAATAAAGTTAATCAAATAGAGTCAATAGCTAAAAGGTGGAAGATCTGGAGAGCCGAAAAGAAAAAAAGATTAACTGAAGCAACAGGTCATGGAATTAGTTCAATTGCAGTTTTTGATACATTAACTAGACTTGCTCCAGAGAATGCAATAATGTGTGTTGATGTAGGGAATAATGCATATTCTTTTGGACGCTATTTTGAGTCCAAGAATCATAATTTTCTGATGTCTGGATACCTTGGATCGATTGGATTTGCTTTACCTGCAGCTATTGGTGCTTGGGCTGCGGTTGGAGATAAAAGGCCAATTATTGCTGTAGCTGGTGATGGTGGAATATGCCAATATCTTGCAGAATTTACAACTTTGGTGAAATACAATATGAACATCAAGGTTATTGTATTAAATAACAATGAGCTAGGTAAAATAACCAAAGAGCAGCGGGCAGGAGGATGGGATAAATGGGCCACAGACCTTGTTAACCCAAGTTTTGCTAAATATGCACAAAGCTGTGGCGGGTTGGGGTTAAAGGTAGATTCAGAAGAAAAGCTTGAATCAACAATAAGGACATTAGTCTTACATGAAGGACCTGCATTACTTGAAATAACTACAGATGTAAAGCTCATATAA